The following proteins are encoded in a genomic region of Arachis stenosperma cultivar V10309 chromosome 4, arast.V10309.gnm1.PFL2, whole genome shotgun sequence:
- the LOC130974750 gene encoding probable CCR4-associated factor 1 homolog 11 translates to MDSSTKPVVVRQVWASNLESEFALLEQILPCYCHVAFDTEFPGFVHVSEKNCHYSKLPPSYTYKLVKANVDSLKLIQLGLALSNYAGHLPDLGTDSYYVWEFNFKGFDVDRDHHNPDAIQLLAEQGIDFAKIKEEGIPIGAFRRLFLRSRFMFSRLNLTWVTFHSTYDFGYMVKVLTGRKLPNDLDLFKVVVSELFGSSVYDMKHMIKFCRGINVGGLEKLAKSLKVDRVAGNSHQAGSDSLLTIQTFFKLRDLYFTADNCDEQDCLNINSFVNILFGL, encoded by the coding sequence ATGGATAGTAGCACCAAACCCGTGGTGGTTCGTCAAGTTTGGGCATCAAATCTTGAATCTGAGTTCGCTCTCCTTGAACAGATTCTTCCCTGTTACTGCCATGTTGCCTTTGACACAGAGTTCCCAGGATTCGTCCATGTATCGGAGAAGAACTGCCACTACTCAAAGCTTCCACCTTCCTACACTTACAAACTCGTCAAGGCCAATGTCGATTCCCTGAAACTCATTCAGTTGGGTCTCGCCCTCTCCAATTATGCCGGCCACTTACCCGACCTTGGCACCGATTCTTACTATGTCTGGGAATTCAATTTCAAAGGTTTCGACGTCGATCGCGACCATCATAACCCGGACGCAATCCAGTTACTCGCAGAACAAGGAATCGATTTTGCCAAGATTAAGGAAGAGGGGATCCCAATTGGTGCCTTTAGAAGATTGTTTCTGAGATCAAGATTCATGTTTAGTAGGCTGAATCTGACTTGGGTCACTTTCCATAGTACCTATGATTTTGGGTACATGGTTAAGGTTCTCACCGGAAGGAAATTGCCCAATGATCTTGATCTTTTCAAGGTTGTTGTCTCCGAATTATTCGGGTCTAGTGTTTATGATATGAAGCACATGATTAAGTTTTGCAGAGGAATCAATGTCGGTGGGTTAGAGAAATTGGCGAAGAGTTTGAAGGTTGATCGTGTTGCTGGGAATAGTCATCAAGCCGGTTCAGATAGTTTGTTGACTATTCAGACTTTTTTCAAACTTAGggatctttattttactgctgATAATTGTGATGAGCAAGATTGTTTGAACATCAATTCCTTTGTGAATATCTTATTTGGTttataa
- the LOC130976984 gene encoding origin of replication complex subunit 5-like has product MDKEEEAPQIPRRTRRSSTSSWASTSNDVSSVKVNSLEPQTINDLLVGGEPVSLDDLLSNFPGRNSQIREIVHLLGPLNTPTLPLFVYGGASTGKTSIILQLFRHLNRPLVYSSCRTCYNPRILFESILNQLHLHRRSAANGYSNAKRCERPSDFVNFLREALTNAINNLKEKSEKLMSSKTIRGGIGNMIYLVFDNFQLVREWDKSSTILPLLFNLYDMLKMPEVGLIFISNSSPDTFYSNMGYVEPIPVYFPDYVEADIRKILLRNQANPKLYSSFLDVSLRPFFRITRQINELSTAFKPLYEKYCEPLSDKSIVPNEDMKRRLFSHIMLHVSSSLNEIFKVSSLPLSKVESSKETTQKGTPRKLEHCEEVAKLDFHMSTSAKYLLISAFLASRNPATLDASLFDSKGGSDNRKRKRKPSEKVPEKKESLEEELLMKGPGSFPLERLLAIFQCIVSVADDPSDEEEQNGFGLGVEGACGDLMSDVLLQLSSLCNAKFIFKGRSCPIEGSTRYRSSISEDLALKVARSLKFPLSSYLYKRT; this is encoded by the exons ATGGATAAAGAGGAAGAAGCACCACAAATTCCCAGAAGAACAAGAAGGTCTTCAACTTCATCTTGGGCATCAACTTCAAATGATGTATCTTCTGTTAAAGTGAATAGCCTTGAACCGCAAACAATCAATGATCTTTTAGTTGGAGGGGAACCTGTTAGCCTGGATGACTTGCTTTCTAATTTTCCCGGTAGAAATAGCCAGATTCGTGAGATTGTGCACCTTTTGGGACCATTGAACACTCCTACGCTTcctttgtttgtgtatggaggTGCTTCCACTGGAAAAACCAGTATCATTCTTCAACTATTCAGGCATCTCAACAGGCCACTTGTTTATTCTAGCTGCAGGACATGTTATAATCCGCGTATCTTATTTGAATCTATTCTAAATCAACTACATCTCCATAGAAGAAGTGCTGCCAATGGCTATTCAAATGCAAAGCGCTGTGAGAGACCATCggattttgttaattttcttcGAGAGGCATTGACAAATGCCATAAACAATCTAAAGGAGAAGTCTGAGAAGTTGATGTCAAGCAAGACGATACGAGGTGGAATCGGAAACATGATCTACCTGGTATTCGACAATTTTCAGCTTGTTAGGGAGTGGGATAAGAGCTCTACTATATTGCCCTTGCTGTTTAATCTTTATGATATGCTAAAGATGCCTGAGGTGGGTCTGATTTTTATCAGCAATTCTTCTCCAGATACCTTTTACTCTAACATGGGATATGTGGAGCCTATCCCGGTATATTTTCCTGATTATGTAGAAGCTGATATTCGTAAAATATTGTTGAGAAACCAAGCGAACCCAAAGCTATATTCCTCATTTCTGGA TGTATCTCTAAGGCCTTTCTTTAGAATTACTAGGCAGATCAATGAATTGTCCACTGCCTTCAAGCCACTATATGAAAAATATTGTGAACCTTTAAGCGATAAAAGCATCGTTCCTAATGAAGACATGAAGAGAAGGCTATTCAGTCATATAATGCTTCATGTCTCCTCCTCTCTAAATGAGATATTTAAGGTTTCATCTCTACCTTTGTCCAAAGTCGAGAGCTCTAAAGAGACAACACAGAAGGGGACTCCAAGGAAATTGGAGCACTGTGAAGAAGTTGCCAAGCTAGATTTTCACATGTCTACTAGTGCAAAATATCTCCTTATTTCAGCATTTCTTGCTTCTAGAAACCCAGCTACTCTTGATGCTTCACTTTTCGATTCCAAAGGAGGTTCTGATAACCGAAAGCGAAAGAGGAA GCCCTCTGAGAAGGTGCCAGAAAAGAAGGAAAGTCTAGAAGAGGAGCTACTAATGAAAGGACCTGGAAGTTTCCCATTGGAGAGGTTGCTAGCCATCTTTCAGTGTATCGTATCGGTGGCAGATGATCCATCCGATGAGGAAGAACAAAATGGTTTCGGACTAGGAGTTGAAGGTGCCTGTGGCGATCTGATGTCTGATGTTCTCTTGCAGCTATCCAGCCTCTGCAATgctaaatttatatttaaaggAAGAAGCTGTCCAATTGAAGGCTCAACTCGGTATCGGTCAAGTATATCAGAAGACTTGGCTTTGAAG GTTGCAAGGAGCCTTAAGTTCCCTTTATCAAGTTACTTGTACAAAAGAACCTAG
- the LOC130976461 gene encoding VAN3-binding protein-like, with protein sequence MFTVCFHPAPRCCARYLQSYQHGQGDRREKKKEETRTHNAQLHATISGAAVASAVAAIAAAMAASSVPSKDERMAKTDMAMASAATLVAAQCVEAAEAMGAGRDHLPSVVSSAVNIRSHDITTLTTATATSSTP encoded by the exons ATGTTCACTGTTTGTTTCCATCCAGCACCAag ATGTTGTGCTAGATATTTGCAGAGTTACCAGCATGGCCAGGGAGACagaagggagaagaagaaagaagaaacaagAACTCACAATGCTCAGCTGCATGCTACCATCTCAGGGGCTGCAGTGGCTTCTGCTGTGGCAGCCATCGCGGCTGCAATGGCTGCTTCATCTGTACCAAGCAAGGATGAGAGGATGGCCAAGACTGACATGGCTATGGCCTCTGCAGCCACATTGGTGGCCGCGCAGTGTGTCGAGGCTGCTGAGGCAATGGGGGCCGGGAGAGATCACCTACCTTCTGTGGTTAGCTCAGCTGTCAATATCCGCTCTCATGATATCACTACTCTTACCACTGCAACTGCAACAAGTAGCACTCCTTGA